The Thunnus maccoyii chromosome 12, fThuMac1.1, whole genome shotgun sequence genomic interval aaaagagatatgtttaaaaatgtattaatagaAACAAATGTATCATAATTAAGCACCAGTACATTACAAAAACTTGAGACTGTCAAGAGAGGTAAAACTATAGCTGAAAATAAGTATTTTCTTTCAACCTTATTATCTGTTCGGTCAACATCGTTTAAGTTGAATCATGAAAAACATACATCTCGTACTTTCTTGTAATGTTTCATTGTCTGGTTCTAATTGTGGCTGTATTACGTATTACATGTGagtattacaaaaaaaaggataCGAGAGCTGTGAATTTTCAGAAAAAAGGCATTTCACATTTCTCACCATCTtaatgcagctgttttcattgaaCGTAGAAGCGGTATCTGTCACCATCTCTTGGGCCACGATCTCCACTGCCTGGTTCTCCAGACGGTGACTCCTGACGAAGGCCTCGCTTGCCAAGACTGCTGCTCCAGCACCGTCTGATGTAGGGCTGATGAATCAGGAAGAGCAGCACGAACAGACATGGTTGCTTTAGGAACTGAAGCAATTATCATCAGTTGACAGATCAGTCTTACTCCTGGTGTAATTATATTCATGTACTCAGTTTGTGCTCTCTGAACtagattaaaaatgtatttattaaaaggaaatgacaggaaatgtgtGAGACTCTTACCAACACTGCAGGAGAGTGAGATATTCAAACACCTTCCTAGAGTTCATCACCTGCTCCAAACTGTACTCGTCCTGGAACTGGGAATAActgcatgcatgtacacacacatattcacgCATTAACATGAGTTCACAAAAGGACGTTTAGAGGAAACCATTTGTTTTTAGAGTTATCTGTGTCTTACGGGTTGTTGGTGGAATGTTTGTGGTTTTTCCAGGCAATTTTTGCAAAGTGTTCTGGTTTAGTGCCTGAAAGAGATTCAAACAttgacacaaacatttattacatACAATGTAATTCATAGATGCAAACTTAATAAGTCAACAAAACAACACCCcagtgcaaaagaaaaaaaacataactttaatattttcaatCTTGAGAGCGATTAGCATGTACCATATTTCTCCATGTGCTCCCTGCCAGCGTTGCCAAACAtctgtggtgctgctggagctgcCGCCATCCCATAACGGTTGATCATCACCTCCATGTGCTTGTCCATGGGACTGGTCCTGTCCATATACTACAAACAGGTAATTTTTAACAGtttacttttcaaaatgtttttcacctcatacaaaaaaaagacaaatttagtAGAGAATGATAGTTGGGTGACATTGTaattatacacaaacaaactaacTAAACACACTAACATACTTGTACTGTTATATGATATGAAGTAATGATGCCTGTTTTTGTGATAAGATACTGACATATTTCTAAATTTATTATGTTTTGATTACATTACAGCAAGAAGTAAATCTTGAAACACTCTCCTTCCTGTAATAGAAGTGGATAATGAAAACTAATGAAAGAAAGCAGAGGTTGATAACTAATCTGTTGTGTCTGCTGTGATTTATTAGGTGTATTTTAGCTGATTTTCTTGCTTTTCAGCCAGAACAAAAATGCTACTAGCAAACCACAACTTCAGGAGGTGGACActataacaacaacaattatCCAACATCCTTTCGATAATCTGTGCAGATTATAACTCTCAATTTTTGTTTTAGTATGTGGTGTTGTTGCAGTAGTCTGCAAAATATTGTGAAGTGTTcgtgttattttgtccacctcttCAGCATCtaatacaacacacaacatgtaGTTTTATACCTTTGAGGACAAAGatcctctctccatcttctcaAACCCGAGGGCAAGCACACAGTCAGCAAGACCTGcgagaggagatgagaggtgGGTTTTCACAGTTTTGCTTAAATAACAGATAACGGGTTACATTGCAGAAGTAAAGTCTATGCACATTGCAGTCTTTTTCTTCTGTAGTGAGACCCAGTCAACTTTACCATtacaaaagatttaaaaatgtcGATTTTGAGGAGTTCATCGCTGCTTGACTCACCTCCCTGGACCAACTGGCGTGCCATGAAGAGAGCAGTGGAGCCTGTGGAGCAGTTGTTGTTGACGTTGAGGATGGGGATCCCGGTCAGGCCCAGGCTGTGGTAAATGGCCCTCTGCCCACATGTGGAGTCCCCTGAGAGAGTAAGGAAGGGGATGAGAAGGTAATTACATTCAGGAGAGATGCATGTTTTCCTTTTACGGTTATAAAGTCCGTAGTATGCAGGATGTTATATGAGTGTCACAAGAgcttatactgtacatgcatgaCATTTTAATGGAGATTCAACAAGAAGGTCTTACCATAGACATATCCTACACAGGCTTGTTCAATGGCAGAATATGGGACTCCTGCATCTGCTAGGGCCTTTTCACCTAAAATGTAGACAATGCAGTAATAAAACACTGTACTACATGTTATACAACAAGATCtaataacacattttcagatACAATATCTTTCCAATCACTGAACAAAGTCCATATTCTGTAAAGATAAGTACCTGCTTCTTTGGCCATATCAGGGTAGTCATAGTCGCCTCGAGCTCCAGGCTTGTCAAACTGCAGCGAAACACAGAAAAGCCAGACACACTCGGTCACTGTCACTCAACATAAGCATTCACACCTGTTTTTAACGCTTCTTTGAGCAATTAAGTGAAGTAATTTCTTTTACATTAGTAAGATACAACTCTACTTTAGAACACATCTGTTTTGCAAGTTTGCAAATCAAGTTGTTTGTTTCgagaatattaaaaatgaaatatctaCAATGACTGGTCAAATagaaaagaaatggaaacagCAACACATATAAGGTAGTATTAGTGGCATTAAGCACTGAAATGCACTAAACTGATACTATGTCAgtacatgaaaaacatgaacagGTGTAAATGGGAGCATGTTTCAAATCCACTGGGAGTGCTGTGTCATTGTGATGGGCATGATCAGCATTCAGAGGTCTGAAGAGGTCTGAAAACTTCATGTCTGCATATGAAGACAGCAGATTTTACTTGAGACTTGCTCTCATAGACTTAGTTACTTTTCTTGAATGGCATGAGAGTTGACTTGTCCTGGAGGACCTTAAACAACTCATGACGTTGGCTGCCAGGTGACCCTTGACACAGTTTGTAACTCTGTTGTTGACCATGAACTATGGACTGGAAAAGTGGACATTGGAGGCATGATGTACAGATTCAAATGCGTCGAGCATTTAACCCAAACCCGTAACTTACCTATCTTATTCACGAAAACCGACAactttaaaacagacaaaccacaaaaccaaacattaacTGCACCAACGTTGCTTTGTTATGGCTAGCTTGGCTAGCTAATGTTTACCATGTGTTACTGTCAGTTGTGACGGAGACTAGAGAGCTGCCAGCACAATATCAACACCATAAATCAATGCTAAATGATATGTTAATATTAGCTAACTGTAACATTAAAGTATAAAAGCGGACGTTTTGCAGTGAAACATGTTCAATGGACTGCAGTCTTGAGTTAGCCACCTATGCTAGCCTCAAGTCTTGCATAAGGTCGTCCATGCAGCGGACTGAGACAGTAAAGATGTACATTATATTACCTTTGTCATCCCCACACCGATGACAAACACCTTGTTCTTCTTTGCAGGTGCCATGGTCACTTCTTGTCAGCAGCTGGTCTAGACTGGCACACATCTGtcaacagcagcactgacaggATCCACTATATAACAAAGATGCTCTATATCCGAGCTGATGTGTCACTCGGTGCTGACGAAACAACACTTTTCTGTCTGCCACTGTGGGCGTGGGATGGAAAGTTATCCGAAAACTGTTCTCCCTAAAATCggtggtaacactttattttaaggtgctttaattttatacacattttctgagtaatttgcaggtatttgacgATTAATTTTTGGGATGTTTTACAGTAAGGGTGGTGCAACTTGGTacaaatttaagaaaaaaaaaaccaaatacACAAATTCTTCATACATTGGACCcttaacaattctttaactgacagaaaatacataGTTTttggtgtgtatttttgtgttaaaCTACAAATGAGCATATTAGGCTGTTTCTTAAAAACCACaatgagcacatttcctgtaTACAACTGCATAACCCTCCCAAAGAAATGTACTGAACTAACAGTTACACAGAAGCTATATTTAGTAAACTATTAGAAAGGAACATGATATACTAATATAtcatttgacacacaaaactacacactgaaaactagttaaatttcttttttgcaaattaacaactacataTAAACCCTGATATATTTAGTGGGTACTTGCCAACCAAACCAACttcacacttttttctgttcattcttATAACTTGTACCAAACTGCACCAACCTCTGTAAAAATGTCctaataatttaacatttaatgccAGCAAATTACTCAGATTTCAATTGAGGGACCtgtaaaaataaagtgttatcCAATCTGTctatcaaagttattacaagtgtgtgtctgtgcatatgTACTTTGAAAGGGTGACAGACAATTGTTTATGTGTCCTTTCATTTCTATAGGTCtactattttttaaacatgagaTCCAATCCCAGTCAGTTAATGGTACCTTGAAATACAAACAGAGTGAGAGCTCTTGCAGTTCCAACTCCTCCCCGGTCAAACACCCACAGGTCTTTCCAATGAGCAAACGTTGCTCCTCATTTAATATTTTCCAAATGGGACATGTGTATATTTGCTcagtataaatatgaatatgaaatatgagAATCTCATATGAAACATTTTCTGCACTTGACTCAGTTCTAAAGAGGGGGTGAATAAATCCTATCTGAAGTCACTCAAATGTCCAAAGAAACTCAGAATTTTCACCATTCAATTTTATTgaggcagtaaaaaaaaaaaaaaagccttgacATGTTGATCAATCCAAGACATGTGTATGGACATCCTTGAAATCCTTAGCCACGCCTTTAACGTTCATCATCAGCAACGCCACCTCAGCATCTGAAGCATCCTTGCTATTAGGAAACAGGACAGTGGATGTTTGGCCGTAGTgttcattcatctctctctgtcactcatcacatgatgacatcagcacTTGATGAACTTGTGTGTGACCTCATATATTCCCACCGACTCGCTGACTTTCTCATCGTAGTCTGTCCAGTCCTGAAATGTTTCACATGAAATTTTGTccagttgcacacacacattataataAACTATTGCATTATCTAAACACTGCTGGGATTATTGAAAGTCATTTTATAACATTTAGGAAATTACGGACTGAAGCAGAAGTATGTATGAATTACAGAACTGTAACAAGATAGCTACTGGAACTCACTCATCACAAATTAATGATATATATCACATCAATAGTGCAGTATGCAGGATAAAATTCAGTTTcaagtcattttatttaaaaagtctaCATCAGTACAGAAAACAAATTGAATGTACAAAACTTTAACTCATTTACACTGAGGGACAAGATGTGCCCAGTGCACTTACTTTCTCTTGTAGGTTGATTTCAGGAAACGGTGTCCCAGACTCTGCTCCTTTTGCAACGAAACCAGCCTGGGgtgagtttgaaaaaaaaaaaaggaagaaaatgaggaGTCGCATTACAATTTCGTATCGTGTTACCTTAAGTAAACTGTCACTTGACTTTGGAGCAATAGATTTTttccacagtaaaaaaaaaaagagactcagcaggaaacacaggtgtaaactgtcaaaatatctgtcagctgtgaaaaaggtcaaactaaaattttacacacaatacattTAATGCTCTACAAACTGTAAAACTTGTAACAAAAAGGTTCTCACTTGTGGTTGGAAATCGATGGGCTCCAGACCTCGACACTCAAACTGCACCATTGTCTTGAACTTTTCGTTGTCCTCGGCCTTCAACCGGCAGACATACAGCGACATTAGAGACACACGATGTTAACAGATGAAAAAAGGATCCGTTTCACTCAACATACTGTCAGCCTACGTCAACGTGTgacacacaaatgtgtttaagGGATTTCTAAAAAGCTCGTGAATGTACTAGAACGTATCTAACATCATTAAAGAGAAACAACCAAGGACAATACAGGCTGGAATGTGAGTTTAACAGTATTGCAGGATGTTTGCTTACATTATAAGGTGTGATGGTGTCCCCCAGGATATCTGTGTGGAAACATTATAGATGTCATTGTTTCAGAGTTTTCATCTCAGAAAATAACGATAAGCTGAGTCAAATGACATGTTACGTACCAATTGAATTTTCCCTGCTGCAAAGTTTACACTTCTGCACCATGCTGGCACTGCCTCGACCTCCTTTTAGTGGCACACTCTCCtatggaaacatttaaaaaacagattaatagTATGGTtgtgaatattttaataaaaaatggcGAACTGTATGTGCACAAAGATCATTTTTCATCCTTACCGCGAGGGTTATATACTGCCATTTATCTGGGATCTCTCCACAGTTACCACACTTGAGCTAAATTAAGGGGAAAAGATATAAAACATTGCTTGAGTCTGACAGAAAGCAACAAATCCACGGCAGGTttaaaaaaagtgatatttcGCTGTGATTCAAGCTTACACTGCTGTAGTTAAACTGCAAAGGCACTGAAGACCTGGAGGAAGCTCTTAAACTTACAAGCAGATGTGGAGACTAGAATACAATCCCctacacatttataaatgtatcaATTTTGACATATTTATGCAAAATTACCAAATgaaagtaagtacatttactcaaatccataaatacatacatacttgtactttacttgagtattttcattttatgcaaTTTGACCCTTCTATTCCACTACACTTCAGAGGGGaacattgtactttttactgcgctacatttattttacagcttagttacttttcagattgaaattttacattaaaagacATAATCATGAGCTTATAAATTACCCTACATTGTTAAAGTTTAAACTAGTGGTTCCCAAACATTTTGGCTTGTGGCcctaacaaaaaaaatgagtgtgtatttgtgtctctttgtcacatttcagatgtctacgAGTTGTTTGCAGTGCGACCAAAGAAACATTTCACCTCACATGGTTTGTAATAAATTGCTGTTTACTGTTGgaggcccaaagaggtaaaactctccaatatttcataaaaatgcaaagattaaagaaaaggcCTGAAAAATAAATCCAACTTTATGTAGCACAACTACGTTTATTCTTAATTTGTGCCCAATCTATCATCTCAACACCCCTCAGTTAGTTCAAACTAGCTTCACCTAAACCTGCTACGACAataaatgctgcttatgcaCTGACTCAGTGTTAATAATGTGCTttgctacatttatttaaaatatcagttgcagtctgattttctgcaaaacgaTTACTTTTAGTTTAGtactttaaagtccccctccactcaaaaatatagtttttcttcttgttctttcagttggatgtttgagcttcactgtgcggaatgatgtatgtgcagagtttgacacttgaagactgttttcacttttatctgctgaaagtgttCACATCACATATCACATGTCAGATCACACATCGCTTGTCTGGTACAGACTGCTTTGACAATTTTGGGTTAAAAACACTCGTCCCTCCAAACAATTTATGAGCAGTCTATTATCAGACAGGCACAGAAAATAGTGTCTGATCCAACTCACGCTCTCCACCCAGAGTTCCTGCTCTTGCCTTCTGATAGAAGATTCAAGATTCCCAAAAGGCTGAACCGTATAAACATTCATTCTTGACTATATCCATCAAGCTTCTCAACACTAACATGTAATATAGATGATGGCCATGAGGGTTGTGCCATTGTCagtaggtgtgtatgtgtataggcaaactgctgtaaatgtgtatgtgcaAACTGTGTATGTATATGGAAGCTATGGGctgttgaaatgtattttttaatcttctgtGGAACTGCAGGATGGAGTCCAGACCATATTTCCCTACAGGGACATTAAAATATATCTTATCTTCTCTCATAATTTTCACTGTGCTCAAcgaaaatccaattttaagtgGTGGGCCtaaaagcatgatttgtgacaacacaaacagtttgGAAGATGATCCTGGTCCAATAtgtaacttacacaagtgtgatgtgttGTGGAAACgtgaagcctccagttcacaaacactgagaatgaactttataGTGAACAAGGAGACATcatgtgtccagcagttaaacttctaaaatgaaatatatttacatatttatagttttttttttttaatgaggaagtagtatatatgtcattttaaaaactttaatgtggtaattatattttttctggggaaaaaacatatcagagacacattattgttccaagcagagtaccTTTTGTATGTCTTACTAAAattctggaggggatctttaagtggATTTAGTAggtaatacttctatacttttacgTAAGTAGGATCTTAtctgcaggacttttacttgtaatggagtatttttacattgtggtattgatacttcTTCAACCTCTGCTTTTTGGTAAATTAGAGGTTTGTGGTAGTAGTGCTGCTGAGTATTATTTAGCTTTTCTGTGGGAGGATATTTGTATGTTTGCTGTCACAACGAACATGACACAATAATGAACActgctgaacacacagaaaGGGAATAAACATgctgtaatatactgtaagtgaGGGAGTAAACTAGCATGCTAGCTTGTCAGCTATCTTACCTTTAGAAACCAGCGGAAGTCGTCGCCCTCTGGTTTCACACTGGTCACATTTTCCAGAGTGGCTTTGAACTGGAGCCCAAATTTCTGCCATGGAGATcacaataaattaacaaaatgagCCATAATGGTTTCAGTGTTTACAATTCAACATGCTGAAGCTACATACCACCATCTTGAAGCCTTCCCATTGACAACttgtcctgctgccttcaggtgtTCCTCGTAAATTCTAGCTTCTAAAGTCATGAAGCACGGGTTTGTGCTTTTTTTATGCGCGTGTCCGGATCAAGCTAGGTAATGACAAAATAGTCCGAGTACAAATAGTAGAGTTTTTGACGGTTGACTTATCAAAGAAATCTAGTCGTACAGCGTTACTTTAGCATAACGCCAACTGTAATAATATGTTGAGATGTCAGTACTGTATGCTTGGAATAGTCATGATCGTATAGCTCATGTTATATCGCATATATTATGTATTTCCATTAGTAGTTGGAAGCTTAACGGAGCAAGTTAATAAAccttttcagttattttaagTATTTAGGTCGCAAATTGCCCAAAATCCGTCAGCATTCATAGGTAGCACACTTCCAGCTGTCAATGACGCCCTCAAGTGGACAAACTGAGTAAAGACTGAGTGACCTCATTACTGGTCCCATAGTTTCCCATTGGTGACATTATTTTATAGTGAGAAGCCGTCTTCTTTGTCTTAGTTCGCACATCCACGCAggaaacactcacacatacatgtacattttatttcatacatCTCATCATGGCATATCATTAACGTGACGTGTAGGCCATAAATAAGCACGCGCCTCAGACAAGGACACTCGGCTGCATCAGTTTATTGATCACTAAGCAATTGACGACGTCAATCATGTTACAAATCATCAAACAACCTCAAACCAATTCAACAGTCATACGGTACAAATCTCATCGTACAAATCATTCATTCAATTGCACTATACACAGCACATGGAAT includes:
- the scp2a gene encoding sterol carrier protein 2 produces the protein MAPAKKNKVFVIGVGMTKFDKPGARGDYDYPDMAKEAGEKALADAGVPYSAIEQACVGYVYGDSTCGQRAIYHSLGLTGIPILNVNNNCSTGSTALFMARQLVQGGLADCVLALGFEKMERGSLSSKYMDRTSPMDKHMEVMINRYGMAAAPAAPQMFGNAGREHMEKYGTKPEHFAKIAWKNHKHSTNNPYSQFQDEYSLEQVMNSRKVFEYLTLLQCCPTSDGAGAAVLASEAFVRSHRLENQAVEIVAQEMVTDTASTFNENSCIKMVGYDMSRLAAKKCFEAAGLKPSDVDVVELHDCFSANELITYEALGLCQEGKAGELIDRGDNTYGGKFVINPSGGLISKGHPLGATGLAQCAELCWQLRGQADRRQVPGAKVALQHNIGLGGAVVVTLYRMGFPQEARSHVGAVLTSSGGSLEGFKAYPVFKEIEKHLQEEGEKVVKKVGGVFIFKVKDGPDGKEATWVVDVKNGKGSVTNDPGKKADCTITMSDGDLLDLMTGKLNPQMAFFKGKLKITGNMGMAMKLQNLQVTPGKAKL
- the czib gene encoding CXXC motif containing zinc binding protein, which produces MVKFGLQFKATLENVTSVKPEGDDFRWFLKLKCGNCGEIPDKWQYITLAESVPLKGGRGSASMVQKCKLCSRENSIDILGDTITPYNAEDNEKFKTMVQFECRGLEPIDFQPQAGFVAKGAESGTPFPEINLQEKDWTDYDEKVSESVGIYEVTHKFIKC